The sequence GCGTCGCCCGCTTCCGGCAGCCAGCGGATGTCGCCCTTTCCGGGCAGCACGACCGCGGCGATGAGGAAACCGACGATGAGGGTGAGCTTGATGCTGGTGGCGGCCACCTGCACGCGACCGCTGGTGCGGGCGCTCATGGCATGGGCGAGGGTGCCGAGGATGATCACCGTGTAGGCGGCGACATCCGGTCGCACCCAGTCCTGGCTGCTGTGGAGGTAACGGCCGAGCGCCAGCGCGGAGATCGCGGTGGGGGCGGCGAAGCCGACCACGGCGGAGAGCAGCCCGGACATGAAACCGAGCGAGGGATGATAGAGCTCGGTGAGGTAGTGGTACTCGCCGCCGGATCGGGGCAGGGCTTTGGCCAGCGTGGCATAACAAAGGGCACCGCAGAGTGAGATCAGGCCGCCGACGATCCAGAGGAGGAGGATCGGCGGGGCGGCGTGGAAATCGAAAAGCTGGTAGTGCAGCGAAACGAACACGCCGGTGCCGATCATGTTCGCGACCACCAGGGCGACGGCGGAGGCGCTGCCAGCGTGACTTTTTTCCGACACACCCCTTTGTCGCGCCGATTCCGTTAGAGTGCAAGACATCGCCGGAGCGGCGGGCGAAATTGTCGCGGGAAATTTCTCCCGGTCGTGCGTATGGTGCGGCAGCGATGGCGGGAATGGACGAGCAATACTGGACCGGGCCGGAAGGGCGGCGGTTGTGTTATGCCGAGTACGGCGATCCGGCCGGGAAACCGCTGCTGTTTTTCCACGGCTGGCCGAGTTCCCGGCTGCAAGGGTGGATCCTCGACAAGGAGGCGAAGCGGCTGGGGCTGCGGGTGATTTCGCCGGACCGGCCGGGGATGGGGCGCTCCGATTTCGCGGGCAAGCGGACGCTGGCCCAGTGGCCGGAGACGATCCGCGGCCTCGCCGGGCATCTGGGGCTCGAGGAGTTCCGCGTGATGGGGGTTTCCGGTGGCGGTCCTTACGCGCTGGCCTGCGCCGCGTGGCTGCCGGATTTGGCGAAGCGGGTGGCCGTGGTCTGCGGGGCTCCGCCGCTGGTGGAGTTCGCGGATCACTCCGATCTGATGTGGACCTACCGGCTGCTTTTGAAAATCCGCCGCCATGCTCCGGGAGTGCTCGGCCGGGTCATCGGGTTGTCCCGTCGGATTTCTGCGATGCCTTCCGACCGCCCGCCGATGAGCTGGATCCTCAAGTCGGTGCCACCGGAGGACCGCGACGCCATCGCGGGCGCGGGCGGCTACGACACTTTCATCGGCAGCTTCCACGAGGGCATCCGCCAGGGAGGGCCCGGCGTGGTGGCCGATGCGGATGTTTATCTGGATGATTGGCAGCTCGATTTTGCCTCGATCCGGATTCCCGTTACCTTCTGGCACGGGGCGCTCGACCGCAACATTCCGATTCGGATGGCGCGGGAGGTAGCGGCGAAGGTTCCCAACGCCGCGACCCGCTGGTTCGACGACGAGGGGCACTACTCGCTGCCGTTGCGGCAGCTCACGCCGATCCTCGAAGATTTGGTGTGAATGTGTTCAAATGAACATTTTTGGTGGCGCTGCGGGCAATCCGGGAGCAAGGTCGTTCCATGGCCGAGCGTGGGCGCGGGGCGGACGGAAATCCGCTCAACCGGTTCGACCGTTTCCACGTGGAGACGGACGAGGACGCGTGGGTGGATGACGACCCGCGGCCACTGAAGACGGTGTTCCTGGGGGATGACTCGCAATCGATCCTGACGAAGAACGACGCGGAGGATCTGGCCTTCGAATACGGGCTGAATCCCTACCGCGGCTGCGAGCACGGCTGCGCTTACTGCTACGCACGGACCTACCATGAATACCTCGGGTTTTCGGCGGGGTTGGATTTCGAGTCGAAGATCGTGGTGAAGCGGGATGCGCCGGCGTTGCTGGAAAAGGCGCTGGCGAAGAAGACCTACCAGCCGGGGCTGCTCGCGATCTCCGGGGCGACCGATTGCTACCAGCCGGTCGAGCGGAAGCTGGGGATCACCCGTGGATGCCTGGAGGTGTGCGCGCGGTTCCGTCAGCCGGTGCTCATGATCACGAAGAACACGCTGGTGACGCGGGATCTGGATCACCTCACGGAGCTGGCGCGGCATCAGGCCGCGGCGGTGTTCCTGTCCGTGACCTCGCTCGATCCGAAACTGGCTCGGATCATGGAACCCCGGGCGGCATCACCGCGGGCGCGGCTGGAAACGATCCACGCGCTGGCGGAGGCGGGAGTGCCCGCCGGGGTGAGCGCCGCGCCGATGATCCCGGGGCTGAACGATTCCGAACTGCCTGCGATCCTCGCGGCGGCGAAGGAGCACGGCGCGAGCTTCGCGATGTACTCGATGGTGCGGCTGCCCGGCAGCGTGGCGCAGGTGTTCGGAGCGTGGTTGGAACGCCACTTTCCGGATCGGAAGGAGAAGGTGCTCGGAAGAATCCGCGCGGCGTACGAGGGTGAGCTGAACTCGACGGCACCGGGATTGCGGAACCGCGGGGCGGGAGCGGCGGCGGGGCAGCTTCGCGCGCTGTTCCACGCGAGCTGCCGGAGGATCGAGCTGGCGACGCGGCCGCCGGAGTTGTCGCTGGCGGCGTTCCGAAGGGTGACGCCGGGGCAGGGGGAGTTGTTTTGAGGGGGCTGCCTCCGACCTCCGCCCTGCGGAATCTGGAAACGTGGTTCGCGAATCGATGGACTGGGCGTGCATGGGAATAGGGGCATCCACCCAACCCACGCTCTCACGAGCGCGGCTACGCAAGAGACGGCCACGGGCCGCGTTAGGGCTTCGCGGCGAGCCAGCTCAGGGAGGCGTTGTGGCTGACGATGGTGTAGGGTTTGCCACCGGCGAAGCCGGGCAGTTCCTCGCTGTGGCCGGGCACGGTGAGGACCCAGCGGCCCGGTTCGGTGCAGGTGAATTTCACGAGGCCGTTGTCGTCGGTCTTCAACGGGGTGTGGCTGCCATCCGGGGCATTGAGCTGGGCCTTCGCGCCTGCCAGCGGCTTGCCGCGGAAAAACACGCGGGCCTCCCCCGGGGTGCCGGTGGGGACGATGTCGAGGGTGAGCGCCGGTTCCGCGGCAACCTTGTCGGCTCCGGCGGGCAACCACCGGCCGTAGAAGATGGGGCGTCGGGCGGGCTTGCCCTCGGCGGCCCGCACGGGGAAGGGGACTTCCGCCACCAGGGCCTGGTCCGGCTTCGCGCCGCCGAGCGTGTAGTGGTCGGACATCTTCAGCGATTCCAGCGGCTTGGTGTCCTTCGTCACCGGAAGTACGACGCCCGCTGGAGTTCCCAAGGAGTCGAGCGGGCCGGGGGATTTCTCCACCTCGGCATCGAATTCGCCGAAGCGGACGACGAGGGTGC comes from Luteolibacter sp. LG18 and encodes:
- a CDS encoding alpha/beta hydrolase; translated protein: MDEQYWTGPEGRRLCYAEYGDPAGKPLLFFHGWPSSRLQGWILDKEAKRLGLRVISPDRPGMGRSDFAGKRTLAQWPETIRGLAGHLGLEEFRVMGVSGGGPYALACAAWLPDLAKRVAVVCGAPPLVEFADHSDLMWTYRLLLKIRRHAPGVLGRVIGLSRRISAMPSDRPPMSWILKSVPPEDRDAIAGAGGYDTFIGSFHEGIRQGGPGVVADADVYLDDWQLDFASIRIPVTFWHGALDRNIPIRMAREVAAKVPNAATRWFDDEGHYSLPLRQLTPILEDLV
- a CDS encoding PA0069 family radical SAM protein, with product MAERGRGADGNPLNRFDRFHVETDEDAWVDDDPRPLKTVFLGDDSQSILTKNDAEDLAFEYGLNPYRGCEHGCAYCYARTYHEYLGFSAGLDFESKIVVKRDAPALLEKALAKKTYQPGLLAISGATDCYQPVERKLGITRGCLEVCARFRQPVLMITKNTLVTRDLDHLTELARHQAAAVFLSVTSLDPKLARIMEPRAASPRARLETIHALAEAGVPAGVSAAPMIPGLNDSELPAILAAAKEHGASFAMYSMVRLPGSVAQVFGAWLERHFPDRKEKVLGRIRAAYEGELNSTAPGLRNRGAGAAAGQLRALFHASCRRIELATRPPELSLAAFRRVTPGQGELF
- a CDS encoding DUF4198 domain-containing protein, translated to MKPSLRLGLLAACLLAPAALAHSVWVEPGPEGTLVVRFGEFDAEVEKSPGPLDSLGTPAGVVLPVTKDTKPLESLKMSDHYTLGGAKPDQALVAEVPFPVRAAEGKPARRPIFYGRWLPAGADKVAAEPALTLDIVPTGTPGEARVFFRGKPLAGAKAQLNAPDGSHTPLKTDDNGLVKFTCTEPGRWVLTVPGHSEELPGFAGGKPYTIVSHNASLSWLAAKP